In Terriglobus sp. TAA 43, a single window of DNA contains:
- the tig gene encoding trigger factor translates to MRPHRRSTPQRPIQKAPILTPNETVEAVAETTPVETAEQHTHDHDHAGHNHTHGPALNPELTKEISVEVPAADVDKAFGKVVKRYAKQARIPGFRPGKVPEATIRNRFAREVRQEVMDMLVQDRFRTEMESKGLSPVSQPQIVELNLNEGQPLRFRAQFEVMPGFDISGYETVTVAKSAPELTEQEFDIELDRVLDAHATIEPVEEDRELVDGDWAEISFKGVRRKPEGDTTVQEADEIDGEDVLVEIGGKNTLPAFSDALRGKKVGAEFELEVNYPSDFGDVRLAGLTIDYSVTLKSIKRKVYPEKNDEFAKQLGEYESWDAFLTGLRENATSGKKQNAENEDKGKLVDALVEKFTFPVPEAFVQQQIDVRLDRGLRALAQQGMTREQMQQLDFNSLRAAQRDEAIKEVKASLILDKIADATNVQVKDDDVERELMIMSFQTRQPQDVIRQQMTQDGSLQRMREQMRREATATALYEKLA, encoded by the coding sequence ATGCGGCCACACCGCCGCAGCACGCCGCAGAGACCCATCCAGAAGGCACCGATTTTGACTCCGAACGAGACAGTAGAAGCAGTGGCCGAGACCACCCCCGTGGAGACGGCAGAACAGCACACGCACGACCACGATCACGCTGGTCACAACCACACCCACGGCCCCGCGCTGAACCCCGAGCTGACCAAAGAAATCAGCGTGGAAGTTCCGGCCGCCGATGTGGACAAGGCCTTCGGCAAGGTCGTTAAGCGTTACGCCAAGCAGGCACGCATTCCCGGCTTCCGTCCGGGCAAGGTGCCTGAGGCAACCATCCGCAATCGTTTCGCTCGTGAAGTCCGCCAGGAAGTCATGGACATGCTGGTGCAGGACCGCTTCCGCACCGAGATGGAGTCCAAGGGCCTTAGCCCGGTTTCCCAGCCGCAGATCGTAGAGCTGAATCTGAACGAAGGCCAGCCGCTGCGCTTCCGTGCACAGTTTGAAGTCATGCCCGGCTTCGATATCAGCGGATACGAGACGGTGACCGTGGCCAAGTCTGCCCCTGAGTTGACCGAGCAAGAATTCGACATCGAACTCGATCGCGTTCTGGATGCACACGCCACCATTGAACCGGTGGAAGAGGATCGCGAACTGGTTGATGGTGACTGGGCAGAGATCAGCTTCAAGGGCGTTCGCCGCAAGCCAGAAGGTGACACCACCGTGCAGGAAGCCGACGAGATCGACGGCGAAGACGTTCTGGTAGAAATCGGCGGCAAGAACACTCTGCCTGCATTCAGCGATGCCCTGCGCGGCAAGAAGGTCGGCGCGGAGTTTGAGCTGGAAGTGAACTACCCCAGCGACTTCGGCGACGTTCGCCTGGCTGGCCTGACGATTGATTACAGCGTTACGTTGAAGTCGATCAAGCGCAAGGTTTATCCCGAAAAGAACGATGAGTTCGCGAAACAGCTTGGCGAGTACGAGAGCTGGGATGCCTTCCTGACCGGACTGCGTGAGAACGCAACGTCGGGCAAGAAGCAGAACGCAGAGAACGAAGATAAGGGCAAGCTTGTCGATGCTCTGGTCGAGAAGTTCACCTTCCCCGTTCCCGAAGCCTTCGTGCAGCAGCAGATCGACGTCCGCCTGGATCGCGGCCTGCGCGCACTTGCGCAGCAGGGCATGACGCGCGAGCAGATGCAGCAGCTTGACTTCAACAGCCTGCGCGCCGCACAGCGTGACGAAGCCATCAAGGAAGTAAAGGCATCGCTCATCCTGGACAAGATCGCAGATGCGACCAATGTTCAGGTGAAGGACGATGACGTGGAGCGCGAGCTCATGATCATGAGCTTCCAGACGCGTCAGCCGCAGGATGTGATCCGTCAGCAGATGACGCAGGATGGTTCGCTGCAGCGTATGCGTGAGCAGATGCGCCGCGAAGCTACCGCGACCGCTCTGTACGAGAAGCTGGCTTAA